A region from the Silene latifolia isolate original U9 population chromosome 7, ASM4854445v1, whole genome shotgun sequence genome encodes:
- the LOC141590488 gene encoding uncharacterized protein LOC141590488 codes for MTNNNQTIIDPTKTSTVQYVPVENPGANITQTQFNGNNYDEWSRNFHLALLAKGKIGYVDGTVAKPTAAGDALESLKSVNALVTAWLFSSIEPSLRKSISYRPEAKQVWLDIRSRFFQNNDARIYRLQADLMACRQAPNESLMTYYGRLIKLWDDLIDADPLPPCPCNPCSCTWLSILDERRERQRVWEFLMGLAEKFDSARSQLLAISPLPNLNFIYNRLLQEESMRVFNTPKPTDRPDTMAFATRLNSNHRQNNSRHSNTPNTNSTDEQLRPYCIACLRHGHLYKVCYRYTGKFPDWWGDRPRDCILINETDMSRTVIPDVEGRARWEQIKKNTGNSGSSGSHGSTGNQGVLELIW; via the coding sequence atgactaataacaatCAAACGATCATCGATCCTACGAAAACTTCAACCGTTCAATATGTTCCTGTCGAAAATCCGGGAGCCAACATCACCCAAACCCAATTTAATGGGAATAACTATGATGAATGGTCTCGGAATTTTCATCTTGCGTTATTGGCGAAAGGCAAAATCGGATATGTGGATGGTACTGTTGCTAAACCAACCGCAGCCGGCGATGCTCTGGAATCATTGAAGTCGGTTAATGCATTGGTCACAGCGTGGTTGTTTAGCTCCATCGAACCCTCTTTACGTAAGTCAATTTCATACCGCCCCGAGGCCAAACAGGTATGGCTTGATATTCGATCTCGTTTTTTTCAAAATAATGATGCTCGAATTTATCGTCTTCAAGCCGATTTAATGGCTTGTCGTCAAGCTCCAAATGAATCACTCATGACATATTATGGTAGATTAATTAAACTTTGGGATGATCTTATTGATGCCGACCCTTTACCCCCTTGCCCATGTAATCCATGCTCTTGTACTTGGCTTTCCATTCTTGATGAGCGTAGAGAACGTCAACGGGTATGGGAATTTCTGATGGGGCTTGCTGAAAAGTTTGACAGTGCTAGGTCTCAATTACTTGCTATATCTCCCTTGCCCAATCTTAATTTCATATATAATAGGCTATTACAAGAGGAGAGTATGCGTGTGTTTAATACCCCGAAACCCACCGACCGACCTGACACTATGGCCTTTGCAACTCGTCTCAACAGTAACCATAGACAGAATAACAGCCGCCATAGCAATACCCCAAATACGAACAGTACGGATGAACAACTAAGACCTTATTGTATTGCTTGCTTGAGACATGGTCACCTTTACAAAGTGTGTTATCGGTATACGGGGAAGTTTCCCGACTGGTGGGGAGATAGACCTAGGGACTGCATTCTGATCAATGAAACCGATATGAGTCGAACGGTCATTCCTGATGTGGAAGGCCGTGCTCGGTGGGAACAAATCAAGAAAAACACGGGTAATTCTGGTTCCTCGGGTTCTCATGGGTCAACCGGCAACCAGGGGGTCCTCGAGCTCATATGGTAG